The following are encoded together in the Kingella negevensis genome:
- a CDS encoding FAD-binding protein has product MSKQQKFTGVPYETALANLRAKTPELNGTLPEKEVLLKNFHPDHSESAHTTLTVGANVGDSCHPDLAKLLTAHPLIEDADLAGAENMVTDVLVIGGGGAGAAAALTAVEEGARVIMANKLRIGDSNTVMAEGGIQAAVGADDSPQRHFEDTFKGGHQVANKELVAQMVMDAPSAIRWLIGLGMDFDTQGGDRNGLLVRKKAGGTTAQRILCHRDFTGLEMMKVLREAVDIEPRITQLNRHPAVELLSDGQSRCVGAVLYDLEKRKLVTVHAKAVILATGGSGRLHLQGFATSNHYGATADGLVLAYRMGAKLRDVDSFQYHPTGVAHPPHLAGALISEATRSAGTKLVNGLGERFVDELQPRDVVAAAILREVQEGRGVERDGQVGVFLDTPRIIAEQPDILKRLVTLGHVAHKCGVNPAEEPLIIHPTLHYQNGGVEINRDCETAVQGLYAAGEVSGGIHGRNRLMGNALLDIISFGRRAGRAAAHAAPAHKGRGGLAHVHDFQRAMQKAGVKSEGKAPVLYPDYGTFDWKEHAGLVCNID; this is encoded by the coding sequence ATGAGTAAACAACAAAAATTCACTGGTGTTCCTTACGAAACCGCGTTGGCAAACTTGCGCGCGAAAACGCCAGAATTAAACGGCACGCTGCCTGAAAAAGAAGTTTTGCTGAAAAACTTCCACCCAGACCATTCAGAATCGGCACACACCACTTTAACCGTGGGCGCAAACGTGGGCGATTCATGCCACCCAGATTTGGCAAAATTATTGACTGCACACCCATTGATTGAAGATGCCGATTTAGCAGGCGCGGAAAACATGGTTACAGATGTGTTAGTCATCGGCGGTGGTGGTGCAGGTGCAGCAGCAGCTTTGACTGCGGTTGAAGAAGGCGCACGCGTCATCATGGCGAACAAATTGCGTATCGGCGACAGCAACACCGTGATGGCAGAAGGTGGCATTCAGGCTGCCGTGGGCGCAGATGATAGCCCACAACGCCACTTTGAAGACACATTCAAAGGCGGTCATCAAGTGGCGAACAAAGAATTGGTTGCTCAAATGGTGATGGACGCACCAAGTGCAATCCGTTGGTTGATTGGCTTGGGCATGGATTTTGACACGCAAGGCGGCGACCGCAACGGCTTGTTAGTCCGCAAAAAAGCAGGCGGCACAACCGCACAACGCATTCTGTGCCACCGCGACTTCACAGGCTTGGAAATGATGAAAGTGTTGCGCGAAGCGGTAGACATTGAGCCACGCATCACGCAACTGAACCGCCACCCAGCCGTAGAATTGTTGTCAGACGGACAAAGTCGCTGCGTGGGCGCAGTTTTGTATGATTTGGAAAAACGCAAATTAGTTACCGTACACGCCAAAGCCGTGATTTTGGCAACAGGCGGTTCAGGTCGCTTGCACTTGCAAGGTTTCGCCACTTCAAACCATTACGGCGCAACCGCAGACGGCTTGGTGTTGGCGTATCGCATGGGCGCGAAATTGCGCGATGTAGACAGCTTCCAATACCACCCAACAGGCGTAGCGCACCCACCACACTTGGCTGGCGCGTTGATTTCTGAAGCGACACGTTCTGCTGGTACAAAATTGGTAAACGGTTTGGGCGAACGTTTTGTGGACGAATTGCAACCGCGCGATGTGGTTGCCGCAGCGATTTTGCGCGAAGTGCAAGAAGGTCGCGGCGTGGAACGTGATGGACAAGTGGGCGTGTTCTTGGATACGCCACGCATCATCGCCGAGCAGCCTGATATTTTGAAACGCTTGGTAACTTTGGGACACGTTGCCCACAAATGTGGCGTGAACCCAGCCGAAGAACCGTTGATTATCCACCCAACGCTGCACTACCAAAACGGCGGCGTAGAAATCAATCGCGATTGCGAAACAGCCGTACAAGGCTTGTATGCAGCAGGTGAAGTGTCAGGCGGCATTCACGGTCGCAACCGTTTGATGGGTAATGCTTTGTTGGACATCATCAGCTTTGGTCGCCGCGCAGGTCGCGCAGCCGCACACGCAGCCCCAGCACACAAAGGTCGCGGCGGTTTGGCGCACGTTCACGATTTTCAACGCGCTATGCAAAAAGCAGGCGTGAAATCAGAAGGCAAAGCCCCTGTGTTGTACCCTGATTACGGCACTTTTGATTGGAAAGAACACGCTGGATTGGTTTGCAATATTGATTGA
- a CDS encoding DUF1653 domain-containing protein, protein MKTTLPRGIYRHYKGNRYEVLHTAKHSETEEDLVVYRALYGDYGVWVRPLSMFTEMVEVNGETVARFALEKAFA, encoded by the coding sequence ATGAAAACGACTTTGCCACGCGGCATTTATCGCCACTATAAGGGCAATCGCTACGAGGTGTTGCACACGGCAAAACACAGCGAAACGGAAGAGGATTTGGTGGTTTATCGTGCGCTATATGGGGATTATGGGGTGTGGGTGCGCCCGTTATCCATGTTTACGGAAATGGTTGAAGTGAATGGGGAAACGGTGGCGCGATTTGCGTTGGAAAAGGCATTTGCGTAA
- a CDS encoding fumarate hydratase gives MTVIKQEDFIQSIADAFQFISYYHPKDYIQALARALEKEENPAARDAMIQILVNSRMCAEGKRPICQDTGIATVFLKIGMNVQWDAQMSVQDMVNEGVRRAYTHPDNVLRASVLKDPAGKRINTKDNTPAVVHFEVVEGDKVEVICAAKGGGSENKSKLAMLNPSDNIVDWVLKTVPTMGAGWCPPGILGIGIGGTPEKAMMMAKESLMDHIDIHELQAKATSGAKLSTVEALRLELFEKVNALGIGAQGLGGLTTVLDVKILDYPTHAAGKPVAMIPNCAATRHVEFELNGSGPVNLEAPSLEDWPDITYSPDNGIRVDLDNLTKEDVVNWKMGDVLLLNGKILTGRDAAHKRLIDMLNKGEELPVDFTNKMIYYVGPVDPVRDEVVGPAGPTTATRMDKFTRQMLEQTGLLGMIGKSERGAATCQAIADNKAVYLMATGGAAYLVAKAIKASKVLAFPELGMEAIYEFEVKDMPVTVAVDANGQSVHAVAPKQWQAKIGIIPVEG, from the coding sequence ATGACTGTAATTAAACAAGAAGACTTTATCCAAAGTATTGCCGATGCGTTCCAATTCATCAGCTACTACCACCCTAAAGACTACATTCAGGCTTTAGCGCGTGCCTTGGAAAAAGAAGAAAACCCAGCTGCTCGCGATGCAATGATCCAAATCTTGGTAAACAGCCGCATGTGCGCTGAAGGCAAACGCCCAATCTGCCAAGACACAGGTATCGCTACCGTATTCTTGAAAATTGGTATGAACGTGCAATGGGACGCACAAATGTCTGTGCAAGACATGGTAAACGAAGGCGTGCGCCGCGCTTACACCCACCCAGACAACGTGTTACGCGCATCTGTGTTGAAAGACCCAGCAGGCAAACGCATCAACACAAAAGATAACACACCAGCAGTCGTGCATTTTGAAGTGGTTGAAGGCGACAAAGTGGAAGTGATTTGCGCGGCAAAAGGCGGCGGCTCTGAAAACAAATCTAAATTGGCAATGTTGAACCCGTCTGACAATATCGTGGATTGGGTATTGAAAACTGTACCAACCATGGGCGCAGGTTGGTGTCCACCAGGCATTTTGGGCATCGGCATCGGCGGTACACCTGAAAAAGCCATGATGATGGCAAAAGAATCTTTGATGGACCACATCGACATTCACGAATTGCAAGCCAAAGCCACTTCTGGCGCAAAATTGAGCACCGTAGAAGCCTTGCGTTTAGAATTGTTTGAAAAAGTGAACGCATTAGGTATCGGCGCACAAGGTTTGGGCGGTTTGACCACCGTTTTGGACGTGAAAATTTTGGATTACCCAACCCACGCCGCAGGCAAACCAGTTGCCATGATTCCAAACTGCGCGGCAACTCGCCACGTTGAATTTGAATTGAACGGCAGCGGTCCTGTGAATTTGGAAGCCCCAAGCTTGGAAGACTGGCCAGACATCACTTACAGCCCAGACAACGGCATTCGTGTAGATTTGGACAACTTGACTAAAGAAGACGTAGTAAACTGGAAAATGGGCGATGTATTGCTGTTGAACGGCAAAATCTTGACAGGACGCGACGCAGCGCACAAACGCTTGATTGATATGCTGAACAAAGGCGAAGAATTGCCAGTTGATTTCACCAACAAAATGATTTACTACGTTGGTCCTGTGGACCCAGTTCGCGATGAAGTCGTCGGCCCTGCTGGCCCAACCACTGCAACGCGCATGGACAAATTCACGCGTCAAATGTTGGAACAAACAGGCTTGCTCGGCATGATTGGTAAATCAGAACGTGGCGCGGCAACTTGCCAAGCGATTGCGGACAACAAAGCTGTTTACTTAATGGCAACTGGTGGCGCGGCTTACTTGGTAGCCAAAGCGATTAAAGCGTCTAAAGTGTTGGCATTCCCAGAATTGGGCATGGAAGCGATTTACGAATTTGAAGTGAAAGACATGCCTGTAACTGTGGCGGTAGACGCGAATGGCCAATCTGTTCACGCCGTTGCGCCAAAACAATGGCAAGCTAAAATTGGTATTATTCCAGTTGAAGGTTAA
- a CDS encoding ABC transporter ATP-binding protein — protein MNALTIQNAHKTYANGFTALKDVSFNVAQGEFFALLGQNGAGKTTLISAISGLNQLTSGKIEVMGFDVKTQSHQSRMNLGLVPQELVFDPFFNVREILQIQSGYFGIRKNDDWIDEMLHHLGLTDKADTNLRNLSGGMKRRVMVAQAMVHRPPVIILDEPTAGVDVELRHSLWVFMQSMNKQGHTIILTTHYLEEAEQYCQRIAMLKQGELIALDKTENLLHSEQGVRVQIQIPCRLPENLQPLCIQMIEPNQYVLKLNDYNQIAEISGSLKTANIHIENMKILENDLEHVFLNLTKMEEKS, from the coding sequence ATGAACGCACTCACCATACAAAACGCGCACAAAACCTACGCCAACGGATTTACCGCGCTCAAAGACGTTTCATTCAACGTAGCACAAGGCGAATTTTTCGCGCTGCTTGGGCAAAACGGCGCAGGCAAAACCACGCTCATTTCCGCCATTTCAGGGCTAAACCAACTCACATCAGGCAAAATTGAAGTAATGGGATTTGACGTCAAAACCCAATCACATCAATCGCGTATGAATTTAGGGCTTGTGCCACAAGAATTAGTGTTTGACCCCTTTTTCAACGTGCGTGAAATCTTGCAAATTCAATCAGGCTATTTCGGCATTCGTAAAAACGATGATTGGATTGATGAAATGCTGCACCATTTGGGCTTGACCGACAAAGCCGACACCAATTTACGCAATCTATCGGGTGGCATGAAACGCCGCGTGATGGTAGCGCAAGCGATGGTTCATCGTCCGCCCGTGATTATTTTGGACGAACCCACCGCAGGCGTGGACGTGGAATTGCGCCACAGCTTGTGGGTATTTATGCAATCCATGAATAAACAAGGACATACGATTATTTTAACCACGCATTATTTGGAAGAAGCCGAGCAATATTGCCAGCGCATTGCGATGTTGAAACAGGGCGAATTGATTGCGTTGGACAAAACGGAAAATCTATTGCACAGCGAACAAGGCGTACGCGTGCAAATCCAAATTCCGTGCAGGCTGCCTGAAAATTTGCAGCCTTTGTGCATTCAAATGATTGAACCAAATCAATACGTTTTAAAATTAAACGATTACAACCAAATTGCGGAGATTTCAGGCAGCCTGAAAACCGCCAATATCCATATTGAAAACATGAAAATTTTGGAAAATGATTTGGAACACGTTTTCTTGAATTTAACGAAAATGGAGGAAAAATCATGA
- the rbfA gene encoding 30S ribosome-binding factor RbfA: MKKQQRNGYARIDRVKEQVMRELAELVRTALKDPRAGFITINDVEVTRDYSHATVYYTVLSGDREASAEALEHSKGFLRSELAKRITVFRVPELHFEYDESLERGVNLSHLIDTVASEKPVQD, encoded by the coding sequence ATGAAAAAACAACAACGAAACGGCTACGCCCGCATCGACCGTGTGAAAGAACAAGTGATGCGCGAATTAGCAGAACTCGTGCGCACAGCTTTGAAAGACCCACGCGCAGGATTTATCACGATTAACGATGTGGAAGTAACACGCGATTACTCACACGCCACCGTTTACTACACCGTATTAAGCGGCGATAGAGAAGCCAGCGCAGAAGCGTTGGAACACAGCAAAGGCTTTTTGCGCAGCGAATTAGCCAAACGCATCACTGTGTTTCGCGTGCCAGAATTGCATTTTGAATACGATGAATCACTAGAGCGTGGCGTGAATTTATCGCATTTGATTGACACGGTTGCCAGCGAAAAACCCGTGCAAGATTAA
- a CDS encoding nuclease-related domain-containing protein codes for MIIKKFDVSDRKQDIAELNTLLKLPYLTQSQKDAIFKEILMINAGIKGEEEAAYQIDFHYKSSKNWAVIHNLRLELDGNVAQIDHLLIDRMLEIYICESKHFSEGIEINEQGEFAMYYQGKPRGIPSPIEQNNRHKLLLQQAFNSDEMNLPTRLGLKMKPFSFFNMILVGSSAIIKRPQNGKNVEDLDRIIKVDHLYKRINKDINPLNPVLFAKQVATMTQMISTETLQTFAENLAALHKPAKKTDWKVRFGIKEPQPENVQPPCCTACNKAITSEKVVDYCKNNAQLFSNKMYCFDCQQKIKRQHKAA; via the coding sequence ATGATTATTAAAAAATTTGATGTTTCAGACCGTAAACAAGATATTGCAGAATTGAATACATTATTAAAATTACCCTATCTGACACAATCTCAAAAAGACGCTATTTTTAAAGAAATTTTGATGATTAACGCTGGCATAAAAGGCGAAGAAGAAGCGGCTTATCAAATTGACTTTCACTATAAAAGTTCAAAAAACTGGGCAGTTATCCACAACTTGCGTTTGGAATTAGATGGCAACGTGGCGCAAATTGACCATTTGCTAATTGATAGAATGCTAGAAATTTATATTTGTGAAAGTAAGCATTTTAGCGAAGGGATTGAGATTAACGAGCAGGGTGAATTTGCCATGTATTATCAAGGTAAGCCGCGCGGCATTCCATCTCCGATTGAGCAAAATAATCGCCATAAATTACTTTTGCAGCAGGCATTCAATAGCGATGAAATGAATTTGCCAACGCGCTTAGGTTTAAAAATGAAACCGTTTTCTTTCTTTAATATGATTTTGGTGGGTAGCTCTGCCATTATCAAACGTCCCCAAAACGGCAAAAATGTGGAAGATTTAGACAGAATTATTAAAGTAGACCATTTATACAAGCGTATCAATAAAGATATCAATCCTTTAAATCCTGTTTTATTTGCTAAACAAGTAGCAACAATGACGCAAATGATTTCTACAGAAACATTGCAAACTTTTGCCGAAAATCTAGCTGCGTTGCACAAACCAGCCAAGAAGACAGATTGGAAAGTACGCTTTGGCATTAAAGAACCACAGCCTGAAAACGTACAACCACCTTGCTGCACTGCTTGCAATAAAGCCATCACATCAGAAAAAGTGGTGGATTACTGTAAAAATAACGCACAATTATTTAGTAACAAAATGTATTGTTTTGATTGCCAACAAAAAATCAAACGCCAACACAAGGCAGCCTGA
- a CDS encoding helix-turn-helix domain-containing protein, translating into MKNFEKIRMMRELNQLSQQNMADKLQMSINGYSKIERGETRLTVERMKQIAEIFKIDVTELLHEEEKHCILVIGEQYHSNNGHNIQIQNHDYMENQIELEKLRLLVQHQQEILA; encoded by the coding sequence ATGAAGAATTTTGAAAAAATCCGTATGATGCGCGAACTCAATCAGCTTTCTCAGCAAAACATGGCAGATAAATTACAAATGTCCATCAATGGCTATTCAAAAATAGAACGTGGCGAAACCCGTTTAACTGTAGAACGCATGAAACAAATTGCCGAAATTTTCAAAATTGACGTAACCGAATTATTACACGAAGAAGAAAAACATTGCATTTTAGTGATTGGCGAACAATATCATTCTAACAACGGACACAATATCCAAATCCAAAATCACGATTACATGGAAAACCAAATTGAGTTAGAAAAATTAAGATTATTAGTGCAACATCAGCAAGAAATATTGGCATAA
- a CDS encoding GNAT family N-acetyltransferase has translation MFTATNTTTNSPKSSINPLAKPSSPPPTPTFPQHCADKASPKKLLQHLANYARENHLRIRPVCSYVQAEFKRSTEFQDIKEPD, from the coding sequence TTGTTTACCGCGACGAACACAACAACAAACTCGCCGAAATCATCTATCAACCCATTAGCGAAACCCTCATCACCGCCACCCACACCCACCTTTCCCCAGCATTGCGCGGACAAGGCATCGCCAAAAAAACTCCTACAACACCTTGCAAACTACGCCCGAGAAAACCACCTACGCATTCGCCCCGTTTGCAGCTACGTTCAAGCCGAATTCAAGCGCAGCACCGAATTTCAAGACATCAAAGAACCAGACTAA
- a CDS encoding IS1 family transposase has translation MKTEITLICPRCQGQNIKKNGYSGNRKQKYFCKDCCRNFIGDHNLTYKGCHSKADEQVWRMTVRGCGIRDIAAITGYSKDKVQAALKRHEFEPFPKQKHYSTLEIDEFWTFVGNKSNKVWLVYAYHRESDEIVAYVWGKRDLATARALKRRLKELRVTYDRIATDDWAAFLNVFSNEEWHLVGKQHTVGIEGNNCRLRHKVRRAFRKTCCFSKSMFYHKKVFDLAFFDIHFGIV, from the coding sequence GTGAAAACAGAAATAACTCTAATTTGTCCTCGCTGCCAAGGACAAAATATAAAGAAAAATGGCTACTCTGGCAATCGTAAACAAAAGTATTTTTGTAAAGATTGCTGCCGTAATTTTATTGGCGACCATAACCTTACCTATAAGGGTTGTCATTCCAAAGCTGATGAACAGGTTTGGAGAATGACCGTTAGAGGTTGTGGCATTCGCGATATTGCAGCAATTACGGGTTACAGCAAAGACAAAGTTCAGGCTGCCTTAAAACGCCATGAGTTTGAGCCATTTCCTAAACAAAAACATTACTCTACACTTGAAATAGACGAGTTTTGGACATTTGTCGGTAACAAGTCTAATAAAGTGTGGCTAGTCTATGCCTATCACAGAGAAAGTGACGAAATTGTCGCTTACGTTTGGGGTAAGCGCGATTTAGCAACAGCGCGAGCACTCAAACGGCGTTTGAAAGAGTTGCGTGTAACCTATGACAGAATTGCGACCGACGACTGGGCTGCATTTTTAAATGTCTTTTCAAATGAAGAATGGCATCTAGTTGGTAAGCAACACACAGTTGGCATTGAGGGTAATAACTGTCGTTTACGGCACAAAGTAAGGCGAGCGTTTAGAAAAACGTGTTGCTTTTCTAAAAGTATGTTTTATCACAAGAAAGTTTTTGATTTGGCTTTCTTTGATATTCATTTTGGCATTGTTTAG
- a CDS encoding ABC transporter permease: MNFVGFYTLFRKEISRFTKVWLQTIGAPVLTALLYQLIFAQAMGKHVEVLPNVPYNAFLIPGLAMMTMTQNAFANTSSSLMQSRLTGNLTFLLLAPLSPFTMFAAYIGAAMVRAVLVGLGVLLATAPFGLPLPENMLLGAAFVLSGSLFMGSFGLIAGIYSEKFDQLAAFQNFLIMPLTFLSGAFYSLHSLPAFWQTISRANPIFYLIDGFRFAFFGVSDVSPYLSLAVTWAFAIGMAAVAYGLLRSGWKLRNN; the protein is encoded by the coding sequence ATGAATTTTGTCGGCTTTTACACGCTGTTTCGCAAAGAAATTAGCCGTTTTACCAAAGTTTGGCTGCAAACGATTGGTGCGCCTGTTTTAACCGCGTTGCTGTATCAACTGATTTTCGCGCAAGCCATGGGCAAACATGTGGAAGTGCTGCCGAATGTGCCGTACAACGCCTTTTTAATCCCAGGCTTGGCGATGATGACGATGACGCAAAATGCGTTTGCCAACACGTCTTCTAGCCTAATGCAATCGCGGCTAACGGGCAATTTGACGTTTTTGCTGCTTGCGCCGTTGTCGCCATTTACCATGTTTGCGGCGTATATTGGCGCAGCGATGGTGCGGGCGGTGTTGGTGGGATTGGGCGTGTTGTTGGCGACTGCGCCTTTTGGTTTGCCGCTGCCTGAAAATATGTTGCTGGGCGCGGCATTTGTGCTTTCAGGCAGCTTATTTATGGGTTCTTTTGGGCTAATTGCGGGGATTTATTCGGAAAAATTTGACCAACTGGCGGCGTTTCAGAATTTTTTGATTATGCCGCTCACGTTTTTATCGGGCGCGTTTTATTCGCTGCACAGTTTGCCTGCGTTTTGGCAGACGATTAGCCGCGCCAATCCGATTTTTTATTTGATTGATGGATTTCGGTTTGCGTTTTTTGGCGTGTCTGATGTGTCGCCGTATTTGTCGTTGGCGGTAACTTGGGCGTTTGCGATTGGCATGGCGGCTGTGGCTTATGGCTTGCTGCGGAGTGGTTGGAAATTGCGGAATAATTAA
- a CDS encoding thiamine diphosphokinase produces MKTLIFCAGAPNPDLSILQHINPDLLIGVDGGAARLVQHGYTPDWAIGDFDSAPPPPQAKNTLKLQPEKDDTDLEYALLHILQNQHPENIKQIIILGSLGGGRLDHLLCNIWLAHQPRFAPWLDKIHLIEQGNSVKFYRTGTHLLQPENSKKYLSFIGLTPIKQLTLQGMKYPLTDQDYAYPMALISNEFSDSQAQFSFESGTICVLQTHD; encoded by the coding sequence ATGAAAACCCTAATCTTCTGCGCAGGCGCACCCAACCCCGACCTCAGCATACTGCAACACATCAACCCCGACCTACTCATCGGCGTAGATGGCGGCGCAGCGCGTTTGGTGCAACACGGCTACACCCCCGACTGGGCAATCGGCGACTTCGACAGCGCACCGCCGCCACCCCAAGCCAAAAACACCCTCAAATTGCAGCCTGAAAAAGACGACACCGACCTAGAATACGCCCTACTCCACATCTTACAAAACCAGCATCCTGAAAACATCAAACAAATCATAATATTAGGTTCACTCGGCGGCGGACGACTCGACCATTTGTTGTGCAACATCTGGCTCGCTCATCAACCCCGTTTCGCCCCATGGCTAGACAAAATCCACCTCATCGAACAGGGCAATAGCGTCAAATTCTACCGCACAGGCACACACCTCTTGCAGCCTGAAAACAGCAAAAAATACCTATCCTTCATCGGCTTAACCCCCATTAAACAACTCACGCTGCAAGGCATGAAATACCCATTAACCGACCAAGATTACGCTTACCCCATGGCGTTAATCAGCAACGAATTTTCAGACAGCCAAGCCCAATTCAGTTTTGAAAGCGGCACAATCTGCGTCCTACAAACCCACGATTAA
- a CDS encoding 4Fe-4S dicluster domain-containing protein, with product MSEEKYKLVIDGLEVEADKNDTIIQAYAKAGKAITANVGCMGQGVCGSCRCLVRKEGERSAETKLGCETKIEPGMQVSFLDYFLPEHVHYYDVQSAGDGWNWLEEVDETFPEAKNCRHCGGCDTACPKGLQVQNGVAQVVAGDFSTAANTFDECVMCNLCTLACPENIRPNHVGLFARRMKAACTLRPVDLMRRLQEIDTGKVSVNTDI from the coding sequence ATGAGCGAAGAAAAATACAAACTGGTCATTGACGGTTTGGAAGTGGAAGCCGATAAAAACGATACCATCATTCAAGCCTATGCCAAAGCAGGCAAAGCGATTACGGCAAATGTGGGTTGCATGGGTCAAGGTGTATGCGGTTCATGCCGTTGCTTGGTTCGCAAAGAAGGCGAACGCTCTGCTGAAACCAAATTGGGCTGCGAAACCAAAATTGAACCTGGTATGCAAGTGAGCTTTTTGGACTACTTCTTGCCTGAACACGTTCATTATTACGATGTGCAAAGTGCTGGCGATGGCTGGAACTGGTTGGAAGAAGTCGATGAAACGTTCCCAGAAGCAAAAAACTGCCGTCATTGCGGTGGCTGCGACACAGCGTGTCCAAAAGGCTTACAAGTGCAAAACGGCGTGGCGCAAGTGGTGGCTGGCGATTTTTCTACTGCGGCAAACACGTTTGATGAATGCGTGATGTGCAATCTGTGTACTTTGGCTTGTCCTGAAAACATCCGTCCGAACCACGTTGGCTTGTTTGCGCGCCGCATGAAAGCCGCTTGCACTTTGCGTCCTGTGGATTTAATGCGCCGCTTGCAAGAAATCGATACTGGCAAAGTTTCTGTGAACACTGATATTTAA
- a CDS encoding lysozyme inhibitor LprI family protein: MKKLNLLKTVLLSALVALPLSAQAVPKTSHDCMDVQTYQDINECQNDEYKTEDDRLNRVYKKLMAKLADQPYKQKQLREAQRA; encoded by the coding sequence GTGAAAAAATTAAATTTGTTGAAAACGGTTTTATTGAGTGCTTTGGTTGCTTTGCCTTTGTCTGCACAGGCTGTTCCTAAAACGAGCCATGATTGTATGGACGTGCAAACGTATCAAGACATAAATGAGTGCCAAAATGATGAATATAAAACTGAAGATGATAGACTGAATCGAGTTTATAAAAAGCTAATGGCAAAATTAGCAGACCAACCTTACAAACAAAAGCAATTACGCGAAGCTCAACGCGCGTAG
- the rsmI gene encoding 16S rRNA (cytidine(1402)-2'-O)-methyltransferase: MQKHFQKALDSITPSTLYIVATPIGNLADITLRALAVLQKADLVCAEDTRVSAQLLSAYGIQAKLVSVREHNEQQMADKIIAALASGQSVAQISDAGTPAVCDPGAKLAARVREAGYKVVPVVGASAVMGALSVAGVSEPHFYFHGFLPPKSGERAKLFEQWENADYPIIAFETPHRIAATLDEMANAFPERQIMLAREITKTFETFLSGSVNELRETLANDSNQSRGEMVLVIHPAVKEKSETLPENAQNVMKILSAELPTKQAAELAAKITGENKKELYNLALTWKE, from the coding sequence ATGCAAAAACATTTCCAAAAAGCCCTAGACAGCATTACCCCCAGCACACTCTACATCGTTGCCACGCCAATCGGAAATTTGGCGGACATCACACTCCGCGCCCTAGCCGTGTTGCAAAAAGCCGATTTAGTTTGCGCCGAAGACACGCGCGTGTCCGCCCAACTGCTTTCCGCATACGGCATTCAAGCGAAACTCGTTTCCGTGCGCGAACACAACGAGCAGCAAATGGCGGACAAAATCATTGCCGCATTGGCAAGCGGTCAAAGCGTGGCGCAAATTTCAGATGCAGGCACGCCAGCCGTGTGCGACCCAGGTGCGAAACTCGCGGCGCGTGTGCGTGAAGCAGGCTACAAAGTTGTGCCAGTTGTGGGCGCATCGGCAGTTATGGGCGCGTTGAGCGTGGCAGGCGTGAGCGAACCGCATTTCTATTTTCACGGCTTTTTACCGCCGAAATCGGGCGAACGCGCCAAATTATTCGAGCAATGGGAAAATGCGGATTACCCAATCATCGCGTTTGAAACACCGCACCGCATCGCCGCAACTTTGGACGAAATGGCAAACGCATTCCCTGAACGCCAAATCATGTTGGCGCGTGAAATCACGAAAACGTTTGAAACCTTCCTTTCAGGCAGCGTGAACGAGTTGCGCGAAACGTTGGCAAACGACAGTAATCAATCACGCGGCGAAATGGTGTTGGTAATCCACCCAGCCGTGAAAGAAAAATCGGAAACGCTGCCTGAAAATGCGCAGAATGTGATGAAAATTTTATCTGCGGAATTGCCAACGAAACAGGCGGCAGAACTGGCGGCAAAAATTACGGGGGAAAATAAAAAAGAGTTGTATAACTTGGCTTTGACTTGGAAAGAATAA